The proteins below come from a single Aegilops tauschii subsp. strangulata cultivar AL8/78 chromosome 6, Aet v6.0, whole genome shotgun sequence genomic window:
- the LOC120967327 gene encoding F-box protein At5g07610-like — protein sequence MTASRRRRRAPLPVAGPLEDDDLLSEILLRLPPEPSSLPRASAVCKRWLLLVSDPGFVRRFRRHHRHSPPLIGCFTHDPKGISFTPSMDSPDRVPAGRFSLQLDHRLLCSVLGCCHGLVLISNKWKRRVIVWDPVTGDQHHIAIPHWFNVIANPIQGAVLRAADEDHHFQVVLLEADDQNTRAIVCVYCSETGLWGNIIFTSIPSKEYRNLYSYYTMSLLGMPAVLVGNSLYWRLAVGSYTILEFDLERQSLGVIQVPVDISEAKIDFTLMRAEGGGLGLLSVSGFTAKLWKRKTDYDGIASWGMGRTVELDKLLSLNSEKERRRPLRVIGFAEENNVVILLAADGVFTVQLESLQFRKLDVPSNRVHHHPFESVYARGT from the exons ATGAcggccagccgccgccgccgccgtgccccctTGCCGGTGGCTGGGCCGCTGGAAGACGACGACCTCCTCTCGGAGATCCTCCTCCGCCTCCCCCCGGAGCCTTCCTCACTCCCCCGCGCATCCGCCGTCTGCAAGCGCTGGCTCCTCCTCGTCTCCGACCCCGGCTTCGTCCGTCGCTTCCGCCGCCACCACCGACACAGCCCTCCCCTTATCGGCTGCTTCACCCACGACCCGAAAGGCATCTCCTTCACACCTTCCATGGATTCCCCCGATCGTGTCCCCGCCGGACGCTTCTCCTTGCAGCTCGACCACAGATTGCTCTGCTCTGTCCTCGGCTGCTGCCATGGCCTCGTGCTCATCTCCAACAAATGGAAGAGGCGAGTCATTGTGTGGGATCCCGTCACCGGCGACCAGCACCACATTGCCATTCCCCATTGGTTCAATGTGATTGCAAACCCGATCCAGGGGGCTGTGCTTCGTGCAGCCGACGAGGACCACCACTTCCAGGTGGTCTTGTTAGAGGCCGACGATCAAAATACACGAGCCATTGTCTGCGTTTACTGCTCAGAGACTGGCTTATGGGGTAATATCATCTTTACATCGATTCCATCCAAGGAATATAGGAATCTTTATTCCTATTACACCATGTCTTTGTTGGGCATGCCGGCTGTGCTGGTTGGGAATTCCCTTTACTGGCGTCTTGCTGTTGGTTCCTATACTATTCTCGAGTTTGATTTGGAGAGGCAGAGCTTAGGTGTGATACAAGTGCCTGTGGATATATCTGAAGCGAAGATTGACTTCACGCTTATGCGGGCTGAGGGTGGCGGGCTGGGTTTACTCTCTGTGTCAGGCTTTACCGCCAAATTGTGGAAGAGGAAAACTGATTATGATGGTATTGCATCATGGGGGATGGGAAGAACTGTTGAATTGGATAAGCTACTTTCCCTGAATTCAGAGAAGGAGAGAAGGAGGCCCCTTAGGGTAATAGGGTTTGCAGAGGAAAATAATGTGGTGATCCTGTTGGCGGCTGATGGTGTCTTCACGGTCCAGCTTGAGTCATTGCAATTCAGGAAACTTGACGTACCCAGCAACAGGGTTCATCATCACCCATTTGAAAGTGTCTATGCTAGAG GTACCTAA
- the LOC109752238 gene encoding putative F-box/kelch-repeat protein At3g17540, translating to MTASRRRRRAPLPVAGPLEDDDLLSEILLRLPPEPSSLPRASAVCKRWLLLVSDPGFVRRFRRHHRHSPPLIGCFTHDPKGISFTPSMDSPDRVPAGRFSLQLDHRLLCSVLGCCHGLMLISNKWKRRVVVWDPVTGDQHHIAIPHWFNVIANPIQGAVLRMAYKTRSSGPLSKLGDERSTARESLLLLLR from the coding sequence ATGAcggccagccgccgccgccgccgtgccccctTGCCGGTGGCTGGGCCGCTGGAAGACGACGACCTCCTCTCGGAGATCCTCCTCCGCCTCCCCCCGGAGCCTTCCTCACTCCCCCGCGCATCCGCCGTCTGCAAGCGCTGGCTCCTCCTCGTCTCCGACCCCGGCTTCGTCCGTCGCTTCCGCCGCCACCACCGACACAGCCCTCCCCTTATCGGCTGCTTCACCCACGACCCGAAAGGCATCTCCTTCACACCTTCCATGGATTCCCCCGATCGTGTCCCCGCCGGACGCTTCTCCTTGCAGCTCGACCACAGATTGCTCTGCTCTGTCCTCGGCTGCTGCCATGGCCTCATGCTCATCTCCAACAAATGGAAGAGGCGAGTCGTTGTGTGGGATCCCGTCACCGGCGACCAGCACCACATTGCCATTCCCCATTGGTTCAATGTGATTGCAAACCCGATCCAGGGGGCTGTGCTTCGTATGGCGTATAAAACACGAAGCTCTGGCCCTTTGTCTAAACTTGGAGACGAGAGGAGTACAGCTAGAGAAAGCTTGCTGCTTCTTTTGCGGTAA